Part of the Fundulus heteroclitus isolate FHET01 chromosome 20, MU-UCD_Fhet_4.1, whole genome shotgun sequence genome, tgaagttacacaagtggaaaaaaaaaaagcctgttcttagctcattgtttaataccactagcagcaaactaGCAGTTATATTATTCAATATTGTTTACAATGACAGGGCCTGCCATCTTCTTTTAGTAGCATTTTTCAAAGCTtggatttagttgcactttgaatgcAGGTCAACTCTCAGACGATATGTTTGACatgaaagcaagtttttaaaaataatcgtTACGTTGTTTATGGCAAATGAAAAGGAGGGGGGtcagatttggtataataaaatcggagatttcatttttaagccatatcgcccagcctagatagatagatagatagatagatagatagatagatagatagatagatagatagatagatagatagatagatagatagatagatgagaCTTAAAATGTTACCTTAGCAATAACACTTACCAATAGCATTAAAGTTAAACGTAAAACCTTTATTGCATAGCATGTTAAACTGCTTCCATGACTAAATATTATTGGCTGATTGATAAGGAAGTCTGCCTTTTTTCTGCTAACCTTCCTCCAGGTTTCAACCAAAAGCACCACAGAGGAAGTTGGAGACTCTACATAAATCTGCTGTGAATAGTGCATCTGATTTGCAATCATACATTaggcctgtaaataaaaaataaaataaaataaaataaagtttaaaaaaagttgccaAAGAGCCTTCTGGCTTTCTGGAGCCTTCAGAGCTGATTTTGCAAAGGATGGTTCATTGAGGAGAAACATTATCCTGTTCTCAAGACAGCAGCGTTTCCTCACTCAGAGGCCTCTTCAGATCCACTGCAAAACAAATTGCAAAAGGATATTCCTCCCACCACCACTTGAGTTTTCTATGAAGACACATGGCTGACAAATTAAATCAGTAATGGAAAAAACAAGCTTATCTAATCTACAGTTAGTTCCAAATCAACAGAAAATTTTTGCCTTTCTTATCAGTAaggcaaaaaaagtaaaaataaaaccagagtgagaattgcacaattattgataatatggcatattcaggtaaataaaattattcaagttaaacagaggaaaaacagcatCTGATTTACACAATGATGTGAGAAAAATATGCATGATTGCAAAAGTTACACCCAGAGTAGCCAAAAGAAGTTCAGAACGACATCAGCATCTGAGACACAGTGTAAACGATTCATGACCAGATGAGAGTACGTGCAACAATTATGTAACATATTGTAAACACCTATGGAGTTTGTTGTGAggagcagagattataaagtctgacagcagctgggatgaagggacctgtggaagcgctcctttgagcatctgggatgcagcagtctgtcactgaaagagctctgcagctctgcaaaaGTTCCATGCATGGGGTGAGACAttgagacattgtccatcaattATGTAATTTTTCTTACATTCCTTTAATCTCCCACTACTTGCAttgggtccagggggcatcccaggacagaactagccctcctaatgagtttattcagctgcttcctctcagctacagatcagctgctgctccaacaaaccacaccgtagaagatggctgatgccaccacagagtcaaagaaggtcttcaggagcgctCCCTGCACTATAAACAacctcagtctcctcagcaggtagagtctgctctgccCCTAAAGAGCATCATtattatgagtccagtccagtttatggttcaggtgaacacccaggtacttagaAGAGTCCACCATCTCCACATCAGTTCCCTGAatgttcacctgtgtcagtGAGGTGCGTCTGCAAAAGTCCACCTCCAGCTCCTTcgttttccctgcatttaacctgaggtggttctgctggcaccggTCTACAAAGCTCTCTatccactgtctgtactctgaGTCGTCCTGATCTGTGATGAAATCAGCTGTGGCAAAGTTATCAGAGAACCTCTGAAGGTGGCAGCCTGatgagctgatggagaagtctgcggtgtagagggtgaacagaAGCGGTGCCAGCACAGTTTAATGCGGTGCTCCCATAGTGCAGATCAACCTGCAAGAAACAACCCTGTGTCCTTACATACTGTGGTCGACCAGTGAGGTAATCCAGCATCTACTGTGACAGGTAGTGGTCCACTCCTGACCGCTCCAGTTTGTCCTTCAGGAGTCGTGGTTGGATGGTGCTGATAGCACGTATAGAAGGAGAACATGAAGAGGGCAGCAGGAGCTCAGCAGATGTCCCCCTCTGGAACTGTTTCACAGGTACCCAGAACAACATGCCGGAGAAGGCTACTATgaagaaagaatgaaaaaaaaaaaaccagacaaaataaatttaaagttaaaataacagCAACAAATACAATATTGAAGAGTAGCATGAGAATGTAGCAGAGGGAATGTGGTCATTATGTCCCTCAGCAATCTAAGCCTATCTAAGCCATATAGCTTGATATAAAAGGGAAGCTAAACTAGGAGACATGTGCTCTCTcgcttttcattttttaacttaattttttattgcGTGAGATACAAATAAGCTGTTTATTATAAAGATATAGAATCAAATGGCCAGAGGCTGAAATCAGCAATTTGTCTTttgtcacaatttaaaaaaagaaggattCATCAAAACTAAGCTCTAACGTCAGTTTTGGTCAGTAAAGACTTCAACTATATACTTTTAGGAACTTTTGAGtttaataaaatccagataTAAAGTCATTACAAAAATATTTCCTATTTATTAATCAAAAAAGACACATAGGGATAGGATGATGGTTTTATGTGATCTTTTTAAGtatgttgtttttcattttactttttttttttttttttttacaatataaaccagtttgtctgaaataaagatGAATATGTAAAATGCAATTTGGCCAAATTATGCATAGTAGGGCttcactgttttatttatttatttgttcttcttctttttcgtGTCACTTGTTGAAATACGACGCCATCTTCAATAGGTCAACGTCCGTGATGTAGCTAACCGACGTAACTGCGTCATTTCCGTTCCCCAGTCTAAACGGTTGCATTAGCTTAGCGGCGGGTCTTGTCCGGCTGAATCTGTCGGGTGTTTGGTGAATATTTCACACCTTTTCCTCGCTGATAAAATTGGCTCGGCTTCGTTTGAAAGGGGCCCTGACGCAGGGCTGAAAGCGACCGGAAGTCGGGTTGAGATTGTCACTTCGGCTGTGAGCGTCAGGCTAACAGGCTAACACGCGGCTAAAGAAAGGTTTACGGATTTGCTCCTTCTGCTTGCATcagaccagaaaaaaaacaagtgaaacCCGAGTCCCCGGCAGGCCTGTCCGCTGTAGCGCCACCGTCCCATGCCCTCAGGCGGGACTGGGTACAGTTTGCCGGAGGAGCGCACAGACATCCTGCCGGAGTCCTATTAAAAAcatggaggatgaggaggtcgCTGAGAGCTGGGAAGAGGCAGCGGACAGTGGGGTGAGCTGGACACGACAGCTTtcgctagaaaaaaaaaatgcttttagacAAGTGCGCGGTTTATTTTGCTCTCCTTTCCTCATCCAGGTTTTCTGGGtcaaagttacattttttcGTGCCCGAAACCGTCCGAGCTGAACGTGTTGTCCGGTCACtcctgttatatattttttatttaaaattgtttttcaaCATATGGCACTGAGCGAGTTGGGGTTGAAAAAACAGTTCTAAATCATATTAACTAactttttgccccccccccccccgaactaTGTTAGATCCGCCCATTGCGGAAATGTCAGAAACTGAAACTGTAAACAAAGCCGTCAATCATGGCTCTCTCTTCATTTATTCACTTTTCACAAACAGGTTCTCCAATACTAGGAAGCTTTACACGCAATCTCTGCCCACACCGTCTCAGTGAGGACTAGCAGACAGGGATCCTAGGCAGGCTGCAAAGTATGGGACatggttttatatattttccccGTCTAGATTAGAGAAGAAAACTATAACTTCACCCCTCCATGCTGTTTTCACAGTTTCCACCATTTGAGCCTGGCCAACATAGCAATGTATGGCAACTTTCACAGTGATATGTTAAGTTCAAAAGAAATATcaaagaaatacaaaacaaacactaaGAGCTCTGGAAAATTGAGTCTGAAGTTCAGACATGAAATCTGctagttatttatatatatatatatatatatatatatatatatatatatatatatatatatatatatatataaaggaaaATTTGAATGTTACCATGAATTAATTTAGGTTTGGGTTATAAGCTGCTTTACCCAACAGCCAGTTCTTCAGACAACGGTATGATGCTAATTACTGTTCCCAATGTAAATATTTGTGACTTTGATTTTGTTGATGGATAAAAGCTTTGATCTGACCTCcatctaatgaaaaaaaaacagttttattataaccaaaaaatgtattttaacaaattttagTTCAATACCTCCTATTTCCAATCCTTAAGAAAAATAAGGTTTGTTTTAAGACCCTAATTATAATTGTGAGGATGTGATTGTAACATTGTATGACCACTGGACCACTTGTGGCTAATTGAAACATCGgatcctttgttttgtttttttttgtttttttttaagttgtaatCCAGTATAAACCCCTTTTTGGAGAGCTTCCCAATGCTGGGACTCACTGAGGATCATTATTTTTGCCTCAACACAAAAGACCATAGAGGatggttttcaaattaaaaatctaaaaagtttaGAAATAATAATACAGATGAAAAGGACTTTTATTGCatgcatgtttcttttttttaaattaaatgtatccCTCATTCTAATGTATTTATgagaaaaataatgtttaaaaacaaaagtttgaaAAGGCCAGCTCCTGTGTGATTACACTACCAATGTGCCATGTGAATATCCCTCTCACCACCCTGTTCTATgttcttcttttatttgttaatttctaGCAGCAAAATATATTAGAGATCGACCGATGCAGGTTTTCTTGAGGCAGATACCGATTATTTTCACATCAGTCAGGTCGATACCCGATACTTGCTGCCAATTTTCTGATTTTGGATTAGATTCTTGAAGCCCATAttactttttcttcctccatttacatggtaaaaaaaataatacaatgatAACAAACATTATAAAAGGCTTGAAACTTGTGTTcaaaccagctaatattaaaagtTAGCTTCAGGCCGCGGTTTGAAAGGTACACCAAGAAAAAAACCTGCGTCACGACTCGTACGGCAGTGGTTTGCTCGCTGTTAATGAACGCGCCACAGCGAGAAAAGGACTCCTTTAGTTCAATGGggggaggagagaaaaaactctGACCACCACTGCTGTGTATgggcattattttatgtaaagtcAGAAGCTGTACACGTGATTGGTAATGCTCTATGGGAACGAACACGCGCACGGCGGTGGCAGCTCGCCAGCCGGGGATCAGGTAGAGctggacaaaaaaagcaaaatcatattgattgatagcgataattaattaaaaacatatattttaggtGCAGCCTTGGtctttttatgctgttgcttaatgacctatttttagataaagaacacacaaacactaaattcaaactcaaccctttagtcaaccaactttttaccaaaactacaagtttaaaaaaaaaaaaaagaaagcgtgttctctgaactctttgaagggggcggagcgttcctgggtctgtgttgtgattggttgagaggatgtaatgactgtaatatttacctacatggctaaaatgcataatcaaggaaaacctttattctattgaactttttattgacccttttttctatcatggatagacgtctatcgatcgatatatatattgttattgaattatcgtccagccctatcaggtgtgttttttttgttttttagataatTGATCGGTGAACGGACGCATGTATCGGCCGGGCGATGTCAGTCGACCTCTAAAATATAAACCTACCTATTATGGCTCAGTTGTGCACAAATCTATGAATGCAGTTGTCCTGAAACCTGGGTTCTTTTTAATATGAAACcgatttcatttttaataaacgaAAACTTTGTTAGCCTGGCGTCGTTTAATCGTGTATATTCTTCTATATTTCTAAATTGTTGTTCTCTGgaaattaaaatgataaaacagtGATTCATCTTTAAGTGTTCATGAATTGTATTAAAGCTAACCACGCTGTGTTTGCGATGGCCTTGGATGGAAACCTGTGTGATATAGTTTTCACTTTCCGAGAGGTGTCTCTTGACAAAAGTATTATATAAagtaatatattatataaagtaataaataaagGTATTAGACGAAGTCGATGTTGCGCTGTTTGCATAACTCGAACAAAAAAAGTATGTAAATGTCTCTGCTTCATGTTTCTTAGATCATGCAggtatttaaattatattttacagcTCACCTaactgtctctgttttttttttttctcattaggAAATTGAGAGAAGACTTGAGGCCAAACTAAAGATAAACCAGGAAGCAAAGTAAGTAACCAGCCCCCAAAGTTccagatttttctttaaaaataaaaacactcaagTGGCTTTATTTTTGCAGGAAGAGCAGTTTAAAGTCTGCTAGCTCCCCGGTGCGAACAGCAATTGTAGTCCAAGATGACTCTCTGCCTGCGGCTCCTCCGCCTCAAATTCGAATTTTAAAGCGTCCTTCCAATAATGGTACCACAGGGAACTCTGCGTCCTCGTCTCGTCCCTCACAGCAGATGAAGTCTTTGGCCCAACGCGAGGCAGAGTATGCAGAGGCCCGAAGGAGGATTTTGGGCAGCGCTTCATCAGAGGAAACGCCTCAGGACAATCCAAGCCAGGACCGGTAACGCGTCATATCAGTAGCAGGAAATATACACGTCTTTATTagtagatttttaaaaaaagatacatttatatttttctgaatttatGTCATGATTATAGCTTACAGCTAATGGAAACCTCAAACTCTTGTGTCTCTGAAATCTCCAGTATTGCACTGGAGCAATTAAAGGATTTTTAGGACAGGAATGTTGGACTAGCTCCATGTACTGTGAGGTATAAGCATTTGCCCTTTGGTCAGCGCTCATTTTCCATGAATTAGTGCATCAGTGCAGAGCGACACGGAGCTTCAGCAGCTCGTGGCTCCGCTGATGTGTTCAGGAAGTACCGGGTGCTTTAATATTAAAGTACCGGGTGCTTTAATAGCGGCCTTCAGCCCGTCTACATTGTTTgttgtctctcatcttcctcttgacaatagtCCATGTGTTGTGTGTGGGATTCGGGTCAGTGTGCTGGCCAGTCAAGCACAGCAGCGCCACGGTCACCAAACCGGGCATTGGTACTTCTGACAATGTAAGCGGACTTGATAAACCCCGGAGAACCCACACCACCAGGTGACATGGCTCTCAGAGTCATCACAGACGGTGAAAACTTCACACTGAAGCTGACGCAGCGTGGATTCTGCGCCTCtccgctcctcctccagactctgggggCTTTGATTTCCAAATTAGATGCTACATTTCATCTGAAAGCATCAGtctggtagcctcgtgagaccatccagatctcgcgagctttcaaggtttcactcgcagatcagtctggctactttccgtcaaagaaaatttggagccgttcaccaaacgaacgtccaatcagcgttggctttgaggcgggttgaggtgtgacgcaacgagaagattgacagttcagtctaaagaacatggcggcttcagccgatgaaactagcgttagcgtggctatcgagcaagttttatcggaattacagagtatttctttgctgagctaacgagcctttacctgcagcagcaagagtagttTGGCTTGTggttggtttatttggcccatctatcaccaacataggccaatcagctaaccagtattttcgccccttcccaaaattacttcaacggaaggtttccagattgATATGCGGAGTCAGATAATCAGTCTGGCCCAGAGAAGAAATGTCTGGTGTCTCCGCTTCAGAAGAGGTTTAACACAAGTGAAATGCGTTTGTAGCCCATGTCCTGAATCTGTCGGGCTCTGTCTCCAGGTGTCCTCCTCACCTTGTGCATCTCTCCCAAATTCCTGGTGAGAATCCACCTTCTCCCCCACATTCTCCCTCCACTCAACCTTCCAGTAATATGCTGAGAAAACACACTCTGCACTGCCCGCTTCTTTTGCTGTGAACTTTTTTTGACTCTCGCTGATACTGGAGCATTTCTGACTGTCAAGAGACCAAGAAAGTTTAGGCCCCAACGTAACTTTTATGGCAAACAAACGTTTTATCCACCCTCGGTAATAAGAACAACATAATATTGTATttccattagctgtaagccaccATTATCAACACTaaccaaaataaacacttgaaatagaTCACCCTGTGTGAGGAATGTATAAGAGTTTCACCCTTTAGGGTTGAATTGCTCAGAGAAatgaacaaatatttttttaatttattgggaTGCACCGGTAGAGTCATGAccaatgatgtttttttttgtctttccgtGTCAACAGGGCTTCACGTATGAATGTGCAGCAACCCTCGGACGCAGTCCGTCCAAACAATCAGGTGATCCGCCAGCCCAGCGGTCCCGACGGCACCTCCGGCTTCCGCCTCTGCAGATAAGCTGAAGCCGCCCTACTGCAAGGAAAACCGCCGCTTTCTCCGGAGCGAGGCAGAGTAGGGGGAGAAATTAAAGGGGTGTTTTTTGCGTGGGGGGTTTTTAAAGAGCAGAGTGGCGGGAGGACACCAAATTTGACTAAAACAGGGAGTCAGATCTACTTGTCTACCACCTCTCTGCTCCGCACGCTCTGATTTGACCTTTGCCTTTTGCcttgtcttttttcccctctgttgAACCTTCCGAGGTGGCCGGCAGAGGTCGAGGATTTAAAAGCCCTCCGGTTCCACATTGGGAACAGGCTTTAACCGCgtacccccacccccacccccccaacacACTGTGATACTCCGATGCGCTCTCCGCATTTAAAATCCGCGAAGTGCTCGTCACTTCAGGGAGAAATGAGGAGGACTTGCTTATCTGGGGGCGGGGGAGACCTGCGAGGCGTGCAAGCAGAGCCCGTTTCTCCCTGGCGTAGCGTGGGGACGTTGCCGGGTGTCCAGCGAGAGGACTTTAGCGCGTCGAGAGGAAATGTGCAGAGCGCAGTGCCAAGAACGGAGAGTTTAGCCGATTGAGGGAAAGACGGCTGAACGTGGGACCTACTCAGTGAAAGTGCACAGTGCCGAATAATGTGTCTTAGCGCTGCAGACGGCGGCCCCGAGCAGAACGTCGCACAGTCCATGGGACGCTACTGTAGGAAGGCTGGCACGCAACctctggccaaaaaaaaaaaaaaaaacaccctcacGATCTGAACGACGGAGTCGCTTAAATCTGTTTCTACAAGCAATAACGACAAAAATCACTTCCTGGA contains:
- the LOC105927180 gene encoding SUZ domain-containing protein 1, with the translated sequence MEDEEVAESWEEAADSGEIERRLEAKLKINQEAKKSSLKSASSPVRTAIVVQDDSLPAAPPPQIRILKRPSNNGTTGNSASSSRPSQQMKSLAQREAEYAEARRRILGSASSEETPQDNPSQDRASRMNVQQPSDAVRPNNQVIRQPSGPDGTSGFRLCR